A region of the Nymphalis io chromosome 6, ilAglIoxx1.1, whole genome shotgun sequence genome:
AACATAAATTGAgctcatattttaatatcacgtaacaacacaaaatacattttataatttttttttttttttgaaaaatcagcatcaacaatttattttacacaaaatttattcttgtaataaaaaatattgcagcAAATGACGTTTATTAATATGTTGTCATAtatttgcctcgttggtctagtggttacgtataaggccgcagaaccggaggtcctgggttcaaatcctagtTCGGGctactaaaaagttattgagtttttctgtcgaaaattctcaatagcagcacggagtctgaaagttggacgtgcctcggaaagcacataaagccgttggtttgcacctgaactcttttcggtcgtgtcggattgccgtcccatcagattatgagaccTAGGGAATagataatatctcctgcacagttggctgaTCTCTCTGAAAATCGGCTGCCGTTACCGAAATCGGAGGGCCTTACATATCATGTACTTTTACGTTAATCTTACCTTGATTCACATAACCTGGATATGCGTCTAAACCATTTCCACAAAGAACCACAAGTAAACAAATCGCAGCATAAATCATTGTTCTTAATTGcaaccaattattttaattgagagAATCGTGTATTTATACTAAGATTCGAAACACATTAAAAGTATGAATAGCTAATTgtgaaaaatgtattatttccaCAAATTAGATACagtaaatagtattaatttattttactattaatatgaaaataaatgacaCGCTTATAtgcaaatgtatatttattagattttaaaattaaacaatcttatagtatattaataaaataaaattatatgtcctAATTATTTGTTAGTGTCTGTTGTCTGTTTTCGTAAGGAATCGATCCAAATTccatgatgatcagttgagtagCGATTAAGACGTAAaagtataacaaacaaataaacagacaAACTCAGTTTCGCGCTTACggtattagtaaaataataataattatcatgtcctgcagaccgatttcggccacggcggccagaGAGAGATTaactaactacgcaggagatattatagtgcacatgtgtgtgcaaacacaggtgcactctctattccctaactctcataatccgatgggacggcaatccaacacgaccggaaagagttcaggtgcagaaccaacggctttacgtgctttccgaggcacgagagtgtacacacttccaatttccagactccgggccgcttctgagaattttctgccagaaaaacccaataactttttactggcccgatctgggaattgaacccaggacctccaggtatgcagccttatatcaaaccactagactaacgaggcagtcataaaaaaaagtaatatatcagAGCAATATAATCGTATCTTATTTCATAATTTgacgataataattatacagacatgaatattattaatagtattgaTAGCAGAACAAATCAAAAATCTAACATTTGTACCATACtattaagcttaaaaaatatttttcacatatgtttttttttaatgccataGATAGGCGAAGTAAGTGGTCACAATCGGCTGTGACGTCATAAgagcatatacatattaaaaaacgacagtataaatgtgttttatgaaaatcaacaaGGAAAGTAACGCTGGGGTCGATTAGGGAGTAACATTCTTCACaaaataacactttttttagaattaaaaaaaaaccttctacTACACTGCGGACTGGCCacgtatacaattatatatagaaaatataatacatacaaaatgtCTCTCAGTTTTGATCTAGTGATCTTAAGTTACCATTCCAATTTCTGCTTGTACTATATGGCTCATCTTGAAATCGCACACAAATGATCACTTaatcttaaataactttaaGCATAATCCTTAAGCTAACTTCATCGTTATAAGTGAAATTTAACAATGGCAAGTTTCGGAAGTATTTGATGTAGCACGTGACAGGAAGGGAGATGAGATCAACGCGAACAAAGATTTGGCCACGAGACAAAACAAGCTTACTCGAACTTACCTTCTAGTTATACAGAATGCTTGTTTCcacgtttttgttttttaataattaaatataaaattgacaacatttttaaataatattttaacatatatttataaaatgcgtaaaatcgattaaaaaatgataaactaTTAgagtttaattcattattttacttaataaaagtaacaaacataaacagacttttgaaaaatattaagagaAGTTTTAATATCGTAAAttagttacataaaaataaaaagcacatatttaaaaattgttacaagTACAATGAACAGAACAGGTACGACTTAGTAAGCAGTTTCTGTTGTAATCATTAGGCGTGTAGCGTTTGTTTATCGTTTtaagatttactggtggtagggctttgtgcaagctcgtctgggtaggtaccacccactcatcagatattctaccgcaaaacagcagtacttgttattgttgtgttccggtttgaagggtgagtgagccagtgtaattacaggcacaagggacataaaatcttagttcccaaggttggtggcgcattggatatgtaagcgatgcttgacatttcttacaatgccaatgtctaagagcgttggtgaccacttaccatcaggtggcccatatgctcgtccgccatcctattctttaaatttttttttaaataaaactgatcACCTTCTATATGAAAACTCTCACCTCACCATTGTATAACCCAGGAAACTCGAACCACATAACTTTTTAACGATCTCTATAAtactatatgtatttaaatgttttagattactctttattgtatgtattattaagtcgagatggcccagtggtaagaacgcgtgaatcttaaccgatgaacgtgggctcaaacccgggcaagcacctctgaatttacatgtgcttaatttctgtttataattcatctcgtgcttttcggtgaaggaaaacatcgtgaggaaacctgcatgtgtctaatttcatcgaaattctgccacatgtgtattctaccaacccacactggagcagcgtggtggaataagctccaaaccttctcctcaaaaaagggagacgaggccttagcccagcagtgggacatttacaggctgttactgtactgtactgtactgtatgtattATTCAAGTCATTTATCAAGCAAATGCCCAATATAACAAGAAATGGATGGAATTTACATAAAAGTTGATATCGAATTtagacaatattaataaaaatataatttatatatttgtttttttttttaaatgtaatggtAACATGAATATCAaaaagtaaactttttttttatttaccagtTTACAATGAAAAACGCGCGCGTGAACTCAACAAAACttctaagtaaaaaaaacatacatgacCAAGGAAATTGAAAATAGTTTGCGTAAAAAGATTgggaaaaagaaataaataaattaaaaaatcaagcaAGAATCACTTATTATTCGACATTGAGTATTGAATTTATCTCTCACTGttgtagtaatatatataatgtacgtgaatgtgaagctttttttaacgctggatgAACgaattacgcgtttcccccatgggaacagtggggggtatgtgggtctcgccggtgtccaaggcgccgagcgcttcctgaacatcggaatacccactaataaaccagcggtaccttttcACGGGTCGCTTGCACATGCTACCGTGTCGCGAATACCCTGCCACAGCCTAAACTCCGCAAaacttttgataattatttataattgtttacttGACTCGGGAGTTGAACCCACTTCCTTTGAAGCCTTTTACAAAAAACCAACGCGacagctaaaaaaatattaataagcacTTCTACTCAAATATATCACGGAAAATACTCGAAGAATAAACTATTTACATGATCATAAAATAAGGGAGGTTCATTCGTCATTTCTTTATCAGCAAAACCGTACCTTCGAAATATGAGTGTTACCCGCCCTACGACCTCTAAGACAACTATTTATCGAAAAACTCGACATAAatcatcttatttttttatctggcAATCTTAAAGGTATATAACCAAGGTGTATTACAAGTGACGGCTTTATGGTGCTTCGGTATTATTAATGGTATGGGGTGGTGATGGGATAAAGGGAGTTGGTTTTGATAGATATTCCTTGAGTTTTTTATCTACTAAAGGACGGAAAAGGTTATGTAaccttttaaaagtaaaaatataaactacaatTTTTTCTTCATAACTTTTTTTctcaaattaagtttatttttattgttttattaatataaccgtcattatgtaagtttaaaattaacataaagttcaataaagtatattctatttatctatttatatacgaattattgacactttttatattatatttcctttaaattttattgttttcatttgtcCAGAGATTtgatttatagaatatttattcgTATCAGACAAATAGATAACATACCAGATACCAGAGCGATCCTTAAGTACTTTATTTAATCAGATTCAATACAAagacttaatattaaatttaaatcgaaattcTAGAATTCGTATTCACATAGGAAACACATCAACATCCCCATACACCGGTTCACCCTCACCTTACATTACCTCGAGGCGCGAGATAAAACAAAGACCCCTAACTTATACACAATTCACAAAAGCCACTTGATGCCCGCAATTAAAATCTTAACATATACAGTTAATAAACCCCACATCTATAGAGATGTGACACGatatcgatattattttaaaactttttaacggatattaaaaaaaaatagaaatagtttcgtttttttaatgaaaatgataatCGGCATATTCACAAAAAACCTATATGTATGCTATTACAGTGTGTACAACTTTACAGGCAATTCCAAAAATACTATTAGGAATGACTTACTACGTTAAACTTACATCAATAACTTTcatgaaataaacaataaaaaatgacaaaataaaaacaatttaatgatttttttattatattattaatgaattaaacacTATCTTAATAACAATATCTAAGATTctaatgacaattttttttaaatattttaatttatagttacaCTCATCAACtataaatttaagataaacTTTGTTTTAGTCTTATTCTAGTTTTTCATTTAAGAAATTCTCAATTGaataaattgtacatatttgaaaaataatcacTGCCTatcaaagataataatattactcttaagtaaaattaattaataatgtctaCGAAGAaatgtactttttaatatttatcgatattttaaatttataaaatagtgaTACGCTTCACTAAGTCAAGTATCGTTAAGACAGAGGTAGGACGTCTTCGAATTAAATTACACCTCGCTAACTCCAAACAATAATCTTTAGCATTTGCTTCATTGCCTCACCCCATCCGCGTACTGACGTATCTTAGTTGAAACTTGGTGTGTCGTAAGTGACACGTGTCagaattatatcattaattaatatttttcaatatatgagATGAAATGACCCAGTGGGAGAACCACTTAATTTTCACGTGCTGCATTTGCTTTTATAACTCAAATCGCGTTCGGcgttgaaagaaaacatcgtgagagaTGTGCATATGTCTTACTTCATTGAAATCCGCCAAATTGTATCCAACCCATATTGGAacagtggtggaataagcttcatatcttctcctcaaacggagaggatgccttagcctgCCAATGGGATAGCAGGATATCCATTTCCTTTTTTTGTtagtatatgaaaatttatatatctgtTTGAAAATAATAGATTTCGACAAAGTTTTACTGATCAATTTACATGTTTATTGAGCTAGGGTGACTGGAGGCGCATATaccacatattaaataatatcctgagataataataatatcctgggacattattcacacacgaccatttgattccaagctaagcagagcttgtactatggaaaccgacTGAACTGAAGGAACTGAGATACTAGtcccagactcaggacgaacagacatgttcatgcacacaaatgtctgtcctgggtgggaatcgacccacaaccttcggcgtgaaaggcaagtctctaccaacaacgccaaccggcccgtcaaatgaTTAATGTTTTCTTACGCTGCCAAAGTCTATGAAAGTCTATGGTGATTTTTTTCCATGAAGAAAAAATACCGTCGCAAAAATAGCACACTTGAATTACAAAAACTCGCTAAAATAAGTTGTTTAGTAACTAttcttagttttaatatatttaattattacattcgaaaatagttaaatattcgaattaaaagctttaaaaatttcatttacgATCTTGACTTTATTTGAACTAAGTCAAAGTCagaagtcaaaaatctttattcaatatagaagcattacacttacttattgattgtcataaatctaccaccgacGAATAAgacgaataatatataataagacgaATCTATTATCTATACAATAAACCCAAAAGGACTTAAGTagatagatttatattatatcatatacaattatcatTACAAATACTATAAGAACATAtcgtaaaattttgttatatttatggaaattcgaaatttaaaataacataataacgcTCAGCTCATATAAACGCTGTGACTCCGACCAATCTTTAGACGTTTATGGCGATATGTAAGACGTCTTGGCGACTACAGATAAGTTGGAACGAGTGTTTCATAGCAAAGGTATTTGTTGCAGAAAGATAAGAAGGGTCCATAGCTGTATTATAATTTGCAAATCTCGAACTAATTGCTATTAACTAAGCTTCAAATAGCGCCTTTAGTTTTATACGGTATTTGCATGTGACCGTATTATAGTAGATTAAATTGATTAACTCAAGAAACAGTtgctttaaattatacatttattgaagtggaatatgattatatagattttagattgaattaatttatatataagaaactaATTAAGTAAGAGCTCGTAAAagtcccattgctgggcaaaTGATTCCTCACCTTTCAAAGAGAGGGCTTTAAGCTTGTTTCATTCTACTTCTGATTTTACGGGATACGCGTTGCTCGAAATATTATCCCAAATATGCAGGTAACTGCGAAAACTTGATCCGAAACCAAAACCTCTTTTTCTTGTTTacatattctaaccactggaccttATCGGCTCCATCGAGCaacttaaataactatttagatttttttatcatcgtAAAATCATTACAATTGCGATTATGTGATAAATCCCCAAACGTGTTTACCCAAACCAATTGACCCGTAATTTACAAAAGCGCTTGACAAAGACCCAACCCGTTATAACCCGTCCGCAATGAAACGCAAAATTGGCCAAACAATCCAAATTGGTCTCAAGATCTTAATTATTAGTGAGGTGCTTAAGGGTTAAATTTACGATGTGTTAATATGGCCCAATACGGTGGTAATTAAGCTAgtcctaaattaaatttacctgAAGGTAGGGTTACCAGTTTCTATTAGTAGATACATAAACTATCTTGCTAATTGAAGGTAAtcgaagaatatttttttaaataatcttttaattagACATtcttatatgtttgtttttttttttattgaagaaacGTActgaatttcataataataatatatataatgcctTTTTATGCTTATGAGATATATATAACgaagatatgtttttttatttttatagaaatatgtatatagggGTATGCAAAGTGCAATAGAAGATTAATTATATCTGGTAGTTCGTGTGTAGCAAAACAGACGCAGAGTTAGAAAATACACAATCTCCATGAAGCTAAGGACACTGCAACCGAGAAAGAGACCAGCCATTCCACCAACAGCCACTGCAAAAGGAACAAAAACCCTTCTAAATGAACGATAATAACGAAAACTTAAAGATAATGATCCCGTTTATCAATTGTTCTGCCTGTATTTTGGACGCTCATGACGAGTTGCACATATCATAGTGCATATGCAAATTCATTTCCAAGAAGAATCAGTGAATTCAGCACACGTTATTCTAGTTTTAGTCAATCGGTTTACTTCATACAATTGACGTAATAATTGCAACAATTTACagccttatttattaacgtCAAGTAGCGGGTAATTAGAGGGTAGTAGTAGAATAATGCTgacttcttctttcaaatgtcaaatcaataatgacagaaagagcgaaatcagtgtttaactatacACTCGTGTGTGTCTGTGTTAAAGGACCTAAGTAGAAGAAAGAATTAAGAAGCTAATTAGCTATGTGATGTGGCAAATGCGTctacaaatatttctttttttttgtttgttttgtaaaataaaagtatatatatacccaATACATCAGTGAATCCGAAGATGATGTCCCTACGATATCTCATTCTGGGATAAGTGACTATCCCCCATTGGAAGTAAGTGCCCAGAAACCAAGCTTGTAAATCCtgaaaaaaacatcaaataagGTTATAGAGCAAGGTAAGTGAAGTTCTTTAACATATTTGTATGCATGCTATTACTTCTAAACACGTAGGTATTTGTAGGAATCTTTAAGGTTaaaaattgagaaaatattGCGTATTCTGATTTTTTATCagtgaattttaatgaaatgactGTATTTATGAAGCTTTATTTACAaggcatatatttatttgtttgtatatgtgtatattgagtatatgtgtttatttgtatattgagATAAGTCCGGACTTGAACCCATaggtatatatttcaaaaattcattatatttatttcagaatatCGTGTATTTTACGTTTCGCGTAAATTTCGTGTAGGTTTCTAGGCTCGTTTCGTCTAGGCTGTTcccaatattatgttttttttaagattatgattttgaaattgaatatgagattgaaattttgaaatttccTAGATTACCCgttttagattaattaaaactgcgtcatgttttttttaaaggaaagtTACGAATTCGTTATAGTAATCAgttcagtagtttttttttagttacacagctttctttttttttaatttttttatatagaataggaaggcggacgagcatatgggccacctgatggtaagtggtcaccaaacgcccttagacaatggcattgtaagaaatgtcaaccatcgcttacatagccaatgcgccaccaaccttgggaactaagatgttatatcccttatgcctgtaattacactggctcactcacccttcaaaccggaacacaacaataacaagtactgctgttttgcggtagaatatctgatgagtgggtggtacctacccagacgagcttgcacaaagccctaccaccaataaatatattcgaCGCGATACGATCGCCCGTTTTGTTTATGTACAAGAAGAAACTTTAAAATTCTTTGATATTTCGGTTTAGTTATAGGTAAACACGCCATGAAAAAGAGGCACttagcatattaaaaaaaataaaaaataggaaaacataaaaataaatttaaaacaatttggaaaaacaaatttaaaaatagaaacctAAATCTCTTGaataaacgttatatataatGGAATGTACTATAATTGaacagaattatttttatttaataaaaagcattGTTTAGTgttttttgttatgtataaaatattcatttgaatACAATATTCTACTAACATTTGATTGGATGATGTAATTGACGTCATCGCATAGTGGAACACATTCACATTGAATTTTCTTACCATTTTTCTCCCGTAGTTTGTAGAGCTCATCTATAATACAAATCACAttccatttattatatcatttaatgatTGGCCTCCTGCCCGTTTGCCCCCctcttacatataaaataacctatttttataatttgacgagccggttggcgtggttggtggatgcttgcctttcccgtcgaaggttgtgggttcgattcccacccaggacagatatttgtgtgcatgaacatatctgtttgtcctgagtctggttgtaattatctatataagtatgtatttacaaacgtTCTCTACTTGccgatttatatacatatgtagataTGGAGATCGCTTAAAAGAAAACGCTATAAGCATAATGGTCGCAACATGCTCACATTTAATTTCTAGTTACATGAGTTATGGCTACAAAAACACAACTCGCTATGGTTGtgtgtttacttttataacGAGGTAGTCTTATTGCTTTTTACCTCTATGTTTTGCCAAACAGTGCATACCATTCACGTCACATATTTTTTCGTCGCCTGAAAAGTAAAAATAGCAAAGTTACTCAACAACGCTTCAAATAAATTGCTCAATAGAACATTTTGTAACAGTAGCTCATGGTCatacttataaacatttcttCTTTCTATTGtgtttcattattgatttgacacttgaaagaagaagacacggcattatTTAACTTATCACACGCTAAAGAACGTTTATAAACGAGGCCTTAATTTACTATCTTTAAAACGTAGTGTTATGTTAAAAACTTCACtctttaatattctatatacctcaatttgatatttttaaagtaataaatatacgtattaacACTGTTAGAGCTAATCTATTAAGAAAATCGACTTAGAAAGAACTTatcacagtacagtacagtaacctgttaatgccccactgctgggctaaggcctcctctcccttttgaggagaaggtttggagcttattccaccacgctgctccaatgcgggttggtagaatacacatgtagcagaatttcaatgaaattagacacatgcaggtttcctcacgatgttttccttcaccgtcaagcacgagatgaattataaacacaaattaagcacatgaaaattcaatggtgcttgcccgggtttgaacccacgatcatcggttaagattcacgcgttccaaccagtaggccatctcggcttatcgcttatataaaattactgacAGAGATTGACTCTAACTGACCAATTTTCCTGTAAAAGTACGGTATACAGCTGCAGTACTTAAGACACAGTCGTATTCTGCACTCCATGCGACACATTGTGTATGTGTACACAGAGTTGTGTTTCAGGATATTCTCGTGAAGGAAACGACAGCGACGCTGAGCCACGCTTAATCTGgataataagattaaaaaaaacaagttcgTAATGGaacataattctttttttaaatatatttgtattgtgtgATATGTCTTTTTTAAATGCTGCATCAGTTATAATTAATAGAAGATAAGGTTAAGTCATATAATATGAACAAGCTATAGTTCTAGCTTATTATTTAGACTTTAATATTCAGGAATTCCTTTTAGTTGTAGGCTAACTACTTTATCTATAGAAAGGAGTGCACACACTCATAGATCTGACTTGTACGAAACGATGTTGTTTTGTCTttgtaattcatatttaaactgtaaataaaaatataaatgataagtgACGTTTCATTTaagtaacaattttttaagaatttatatttcttatgccGTTACGTCAATCCATGAATACATAAAACGCGCAatctttatacaataaaaaggaAAGACTgttctttaaattttagttacattatttatttactacctATTGTACTCTCTAAGTCCTAGGCTTAATGTCGAAATATCCTCTATGTTATCACGTTTTAAAATAGTACTTACTTAGCCGCTTCTGGTGCCGTATAAACTGTCAGTGCGGTTACATAAAGTTTCATATAGAAATTCGGAGCGGAGTGCTGGTGTTTCGTAGAAATATCTGGAACTTCTAACGGTCCATGAATATAAGCCTACAAAATCAATGTAATcttgaaaataattgaattaatgttctaataaaaaatgttaaaattaatttataaaaaaatatatgaagcgtaattgtattataaataattacttacctTGTATGACGTGGATATATTCATAACTTGCGCAAAAACTTCGCCGTCTAATGGATGAACAAAAAACGTAGAACTGTTTAATCCAACGAGGTCCCATCTGTTTTTCGCTCTATaccttagaaaaatattaaacttaggAATACCAgctataaaaatgatttattatagaatttcaatacacaatataatatgttagtaGTTTCGTAAATAGTTTTCTTTGCCTACAAATGattgaattaaaaagaaaaacaacttCCCCAAAAAAGATTTCAAGAGATATACAAAAACATAGAATAACGACtttaattaattcatcaaaTGAAACTCACTCGGGTGAATTATAAATTGCAACTTTCGAATTGATAGCGTAACATAGTCCCATCTCCGTTATAGTTGGTACAATCTGAAGATGGATTCCGGAAGCACCTATAGTCAAGGTGGGGTGAAAAGCAGAAGACAAATTCAGTAACACTTTCATATAATTTTCGGGCACGATGCCATCGTATTTCGGAATAGTGTCAAAGTTTTCAAAAGTAGCATTTGCCAGCGCCTTGATAAATATTTCCAGTTTCTCCTTGTCTTCGTCTGAATGCCTGTTTTGATATTAAAGGAAAATCTCAAAACTGAAATTACTATATGATCGCAACAATACTAACAGATTATTGCAttgaaacgataaaaaaaaatatttttcgtttcgCAATGTAGATTCAACccagaagaaccggcaaaaagttct
Encoded here:
- the LOC126769146 gene encoding pickpocket protein 28-like; translation: MLPIRQHQTQLIENDILRKTKFKIESRKKNFSHVIKEKAKKYLVLFLETSSIHGLNHLVVTDRHPCEVFIWLTIVILSLFGTVYLSGTTWIRYQSSPTVVSMDRDMFAWNTTFPGVTICPADGKIDPEKLSNYVKHSDEDKEKLEIFIKALANATFENFDTIPKYDGIVPENYMKVLLNLSSAFHPTLTIGASGIHLQIVPTITEMGLCYAINSKVAIYNSPEYRAKNRWDLVGLNSSTFFVHPLDGEVFAQVMNISTSYKAYIHGPLEVPDISTKHQHSAPNFYMKLYVTALTVYTAPEAAKLSVAQRRCRFLHENILKHNSVYTYTMCRMECRIRLCLKYCSCIPYFYRKIGDEKICDVNGMHCLAKHRDELYKLREKNGKKIQCECVPLCDDVNYIIQSNDLQAWFLGTYFQWGIVTYPRMRYRRDIIFGFTDVLVAVGGMAGLFLGCSVLSFMEIVYFLTLRLFCYTRTTRYN